In Streptomyces sp. NBC_01707, a genomic segment contains:
- a CDS encoding metallopeptidase family protein: MLEMTREEFEELVAEALDRIPPELTRLMDNVAVFVEDEPDPGDPELLGLYEGTPLTDRGEWYAGVLPDRITIYRGPTLRMCESREDVVAETEITVVHEIAHHFGIDDERLHALGYG; encoded by the coding sequence GTGCTGGAGATGACGCGCGAAGAGTTCGAGGAACTGGTCGCCGAGGCCCTGGATCGCATTCCGCCGGAGCTGACGCGGCTGATGGACAACGTCGCGGTGTTCGTCGAGGACGAACCGGACCCCGGCGATCCGGAGCTGCTCGGGCTGTACGAGGGCACGCCGCTGACCGATCGCGGTGAGTGGTACGCCGGAGTGCTGCCGGACCGGATCACGATCTACCGGGGGCCGACGCTGCGGATGTGCGAGTCGCGCGAGGACGTGGTCGCCGAGACGGAAATCACGGTCGTCCACGAGATCGCCCACCATTTCGGCATCGACGACGAACGGCTGCACGCGCTGGGTTACGGCTGA
- a CDS encoding DEAD/DEAH box helicase, with amino-acid sequence MSNFSSDNTVMPENDEIVTAAEAVVAEAAEVSESTETVDSTEATTDNDTTSADAEDAEPTVTFGDLGLPEGIVRKLAQNGVTAPFPIQAATIPDALAGKDILGRGRTGSGKTLSFGLPTLATLAGGHTEKKKPRAVILTPTRELAMQVADALQPYGDVLGLKMKVVCGGTSMGNQIYALERGVDVLVATPGRLRDIINRGACSLENVQVAVLDEADQMSDLGFLPEVTELLDQVPVGGQRMLFSATMENEIGTLVKRYLNNPVSHEVDSAQGNVTTMSHHVLVVKPKDKAPVTSAIAARKGRTIIFVRTQLGADRIAEQLIESGVKADALHGGMTQGARTRVLEDFKKGYVNALVATDVAARGIHVDGIDLVLNVDPAGDHKDYLHRSGRTARAGKSGVVVSLALPHQRRQIFRLMEDAGVDASRHIVQGAGVFEPEVAEITGARSLTEVQADSANNAAKQAEREVADLTKQLERVQRRAGELREEADRLVARAARERGDDPEAAVAEAAAEAEAAIEAAVSVPEQPAARDDRRDDRGNFDRRDNRGGDRRDDRGGDRGGYRGGDRGGDRGGFQRRDDRSSGGFRRDNDRPSFNRDRRDDRGGDRGGFQRRDDRPSGGFRRDNDRPSFNRDNDRPSFNRDRRDDRGGDRGGFQRRDDRPSGGFRRDNDRPSFNRDNDRPSFNRDRRDDRPSGGFRSGGSDRPFNRDRRDDRPSGGFRSGGSDRPTGRRDDHRGGTGTGTNTGSFGRRDDKPRWKRNG; translated from the coding sequence ATGTCCAATTTCAGCTCTGACAACACCGTCATGCCCGAGAACGACGAGATTGTCACCGCAGCCGAGGCCGTAGTGGCCGAGGCCGCCGAGGTGTCCGAGTCGACCGAGACCGTCGACTCCACCGAGGCCACCACCGACAACGACACCACCTCCGCCGATGCCGAGGACGCCGAGCCGACCGTCACCTTCGGGGACCTGGGCCTGCCCGAGGGCATCGTCCGCAAGCTCGCGCAGAACGGTGTGACCGCGCCCTTCCCGATCCAGGCCGCGACCATCCCGGACGCCCTGGCCGGCAAGGACATCCTGGGCCGTGGCCGCACCGGCTCCGGCAAGACGCTCTCCTTCGGTCTGCCGACCCTGGCCACGCTGGCCGGCGGCCACACCGAGAAGAAGAAGCCCCGCGCGGTCATCCTCACCCCGACCCGTGAGCTCGCGATGCAGGTCGCGGACGCGCTGCAGCCTTACGGCGACGTGCTCGGCCTGAAGATGAAGGTCGTCTGCGGCGGTACGTCGATGGGCAACCAGATCTACGCGCTGGAGCGCGGTGTCGACGTCCTCGTCGCCACCCCGGGCCGGCTGCGCGACATCATCAACCGGGGCGCCTGCTCCCTGGAGAACGTCCAGGTCGCCGTCCTCGACGAGGCCGACCAGATGTCCGACCTGGGCTTCCTGCCCGAGGTCACCGAGCTGCTCGACCAGGTTCCGGTCGGCGGTCAGCGCATGCTCTTCTCCGCCACGATGGAGAACGAGATCGGCACGCTGGTCAAGCGCTACCTGAACAACCCGGTGAGCCACGAGGTCGACAGCGCCCAGGGCAACGTCACGACCATGTCGCACCACGTCCTCGTCGTGAAGCCGAAGGACAAGGCGCCGGTCACCTCGGCCATCGCCGCGCGCAAGGGCCGCACCATCATCTTCGTCCGTACCCAGCTGGGAGCGGACCGCATCGCCGAGCAGCTCATCGAGTCGGGCGTGAAGGCGGACGCGCTGCACGGCGGCATGACGCAGGGCGCCCGTACCCGCGTTCTCGAGGACTTCAAGAAGGGTTACGTCAACGCGCTCGTCGCGACCGACGTCGCCGCCCGCGGTATCCACGTCGACGGCATCGACCTGGTCCTGAACGTGGACCCGGCCGGTGACCACAAGGACTACCTGCACCGTTCGGGCCGTACCGCCCGGGCCGGCAAGTCCGGTGTCGTCGTCTCGCTGGCGCTGCCGCACCAGCGCCGCCAGATCTTCCGCCTGATGGAGGACGCGGGCGTCGACGCCTCCCGCCACATCGTGCAGGGCGCGGGCGTCTTCGAGCCGGAGGTCGCCGAGATCACGGGTGCCCGGTCGCTGACCGAGGTCCAGGCCGACTCCGCGAACAACGCCGCCAAGCAGGCCGAGCGCGAGGTCGCCGACCTGACCAAGCAGCTGGAGCGCGTCCAGCGCCGCGCCGGTGAGCTCCGCGAGGAGGCCGACCGCCTGGTCGCCCGTGCCGCGCGCGAGCGGGGCGACGACCCCGAGGCAGCGGTGGCCGAGGCCGCCGCCGAGGCGGAGGCCGCGATCGAGGCCGCCGTCTCCGTGCCGGAGCAGCCCGCAGCGCGCGACGACCGTCGCGACGACCGCGGCAACTTCGACCGCCGCGACAACCGCGGTGGCGACCGTCGTGACGACCGGGGCGGCGACCGCGGTGGTTACCGCGGCGGCGACCGCGGTGGTGACCGTGGTGGGTTCCAGCGTCGTGACGACCGCTCGTCCGGTGGCTTCCGCCGTGACAACGACCGTCCGTCCTTCAACCGCGACCGTCGTGACGACCGCGGTGGTGACCGTGGTGGGTTCCAGCGTCGTGACGACCGTCCGTCGGGCGGCTTCCGCCGTGACAACGACCGCCCGTCGTTCAACCGCGACAACGACCGCCCGTCGTTCAACCGCGACCGTCGTGACGACCGCGGTGGTGACCGTGGTGGGTTCCAGCGTCGTGACGACCGTCCGTCCGGTGGCTTCCGCCGTGACAACGACCGTCCGTCGTTCAACCGCGACAACGACCGCCCGTCGTTCAACCGCGACCGTCGTGACGACCGCCCGTCCGGTGGCTTCCGCTCCGGTGGCAGCGACCGTCCGTTCAACCGCGACCGTCGTGACGACCGTCCGTCCGGTGGCTTCCGCTCCGGTGGCAGCGACCGTCCGACCGGCCGCCGCGACGACCACCGTGGTGGCACGGGCACCGGCACCAACACCGGTTCCTTCGGCCGCCGCGACGACAAGCCGCGCTGGAAGCGCAACGGCTGA
- a CDS encoding amino acid permease — translation MTTDISEDKPPPGVSDEERLAQLGYTQTLARRMSAFSNYAVSFTIISVLSGCLTLYLFGMNTGGPAVITWGWVGVGLMTLFVGLAMAEICSAYPTSAGLYFWAHRLAPPRSAAAWAWFTGWFNVLGQVAVTAGIDFGAASFLGAYLNLQFDFEVTPGRTIVLFAAILLLHGLLNTFGVRIVAILNSVSVWWHVLGVAVIVGALTFVPDSHQSASFVFTEFVNNTGWGSGFYVVMIGLLMAQYTFTGYDASAHMTEETHDAATAGPRGIVQSIWTSWIAGFVLLLGFTFAIQSYDGALNSPTGAPPAQILLDSLGATTGKLLLLVVIGAQLFCGMASVTANSRMIYAFSRDGALPFSRVWHTVSPRTRTPVAAVWLAAAGALVLGLPYLINVTAYAAVTSIAVIGLYIAYVIPTLLRLLRGDDFTPGPWHLGRWSRPIGIVAVVWVVVITVLFMLPQLSPVTWETFNYAPIAVLVVLGFAATWWFASARHWFLVPDHKRTSADMSAD, via the coding sequence ATGACAACAGACATCAGCGAGGACAAGCCGCCACCGGGCGTTTCCGACGAAGAGCGTCTGGCGCAGCTCGGGTACACGCAGACGCTGGCCCGGCGTATGTCCGCCTTCTCCAACTACGCCGTCTCGTTCACGATCATCTCGGTGCTCTCCGGCTGCCTGACGCTGTATCTGTTCGGCATGAACACCGGCGGTCCCGCCGTCATCACCTGGGGCTGGGTCGGCGTCGGCCTGATGACGCTGTTCGTCGGGCTGGCGATGGCGGAGATCTGTTCGGCGTACCCGACCTCCGCGGGCCTCTACTTCTGGGCGCACCGGCTGGCCCCGCCGCGCTCGGCGGCGGCCTGGGCCTGGTTCACGGGCTGGTTCAACGTCCTCGGCCAGGTCGCCGTCACCGCGGGGATCGACTTCGGGGCGGCCTCCTTCCTCGGGGCGTATCTGAATCTCCAGTTCGACTTCGAGGTGACGCCCGGCCGCACGATCGTGCTGTTCGCCGCGATCCTGCTGCTGCACGGACTCCTGAACACGTTCGGCGTCCGCATCGTCGCGATCCTGAACAGCGTGAGCGTGTGGTGGCACGTGCTGGGGGTCGCCGTCATCGTCGGCGCGCTGACCTTCGTACCGGACTCCCATCAGTCGGCGTCGTTCGTCTTCACCGAGTTCGTGAACAACACCGGCTGGGGCAGCGGCTTCTACGTCGTGATGATCGGGCTCCTGATGGCCCAGTACACCTTCACCGGCTACGACGCGTCCGCCCACATGACGGAGGAGACCCACGACGCGGCGACGGCGGGCCCGCGGGGCATCGTCCAGTCGATCTGGACCTCCTGGATCGCCGGCTTCGTCCTCCTCCTCGGCTTCACCTTCGCCATCCAGTCGTACGACGGGGCCCTGAACTCCCCGACCGGCGCCCCGCCCGCCCAGATCCTCCTGGACTCCCTCGGCGCCACCACCGGCAAGCTGCTGCTGCTGGTCGTCATCGGGGCGCAGCTGTTCTGCGGGATGGCGTCGGTGACCGCCAACAGCCGCATGATCTACGCGTTCTCCCGGGACGGCGCACTCCCGTTCTCCCGTGTCTGGCACACGGTCAGCCCCCGCACCCGTACCCCCGTCGCCGCGGTCTGGCTGGCCGCGGCCGGCGCACTGGTCCTCGGTCTCCCGTACCTGATCAACGTCACCGCCTACGCCGCGGTGACCTCGATCGCGGTGATCGGCCTCTACATCGCGTACGTCATCCCCACCCTGCTCCGTCTCCTGCGCGGCGACGACTTCACCCCGGGTCCCTGGCATCTCGGCCGCTGGTCCCGGCCCATCGGGATCGTCGCGGTGGTGTGGGTGGTCGTCATCACAGTCCTCTTCATGCTGCCGCAGCTGTCCCCGGTCACCTGGGAGACGTTCAACTACGCCCCGATCGCGGTCCTGGTGGTTCTGGGGTTCGCGGCGACGTGGTGGTTCGCGTCGGCGCGCCACTGGTTCCTCGTACCAGATCACAAACGCACGAGCGCGGACATGTCGGCCGACTGA
- the cobN gene encoding cobaltochelatase subunit CobN, which yields MILLLSTSDTDLLSARAADGPVTYRYANPSRLPLADLPALLDGTDLVVVRLLGGVRAWQEGLDQVLATGRPVVVLTGEQAPDAQLMAASTVPIGIAAEAHAYLAHGGPANLDQLARFLSDTVLLTGHGFEPPAPAPSWGPLERTARTTDGPTIAVLYYRAHHMSGNTAFIDTLCRAVEDAGARALPLYVASLRTPEAELIDELRAADAVVTTVLAAGGTRPAEASAGGDDESWDAGALTGLDVPILQALCLTGSRSDWEDNDEGVSPLDAASQIAVPEFDGRLITVPFSFKEIDEDGLPAYVADTERAARVAGIAVRHARLRHIPAADKRLALVLSAYPTKHSRIGNAVGLDTPASAVALLRRLRAEGYDFGPEADLPGLVSGDGDELIYALIEAGGHDQEWLTEDQLARNPVRIPAADYRRWYATLPAELRDAVEQHWGPPPGEMFVDRSRNPEGDIVLAALRRGNLLILIQPPRGFGENPIAIYHDPDLPPSHHYLAAYRWIAAAQDDGGFGADAMIHLGKHGNLEWLPGKNAGLSAACGPDAALGDLPLVYPFLVNDPGEGTQAKRRVHATLIDHLVPPMARADSYGDIARLEQLLDEHAQIAAMDPAKLPAIRAQIWTLIQAAKLDHDLGLDDRPDDEGFDEFIMHLDGWLCEIKDAQIRDGLHVLGGAPAGPDRVNLVLAILRARQIWGGTASLPGLREALGLDESAATRTTADEAEVQARALVQAMEDADWNPSSVAVVAAAHPRPVRDILDFAAREVVPRLAATTAELDHTVHALNGGFVPAGPSGSPLRGLVNVLPTGRNFYSVDPKAVPSRLAWETGQALADSLLERYRTDNGDWPTSVGLSLWGTSAMRTSGDDVAEALALLGIRPVWDDASRRVTGLEPIDLADLGRPRIDVTLRISGFFRDAFPHTIGLLDDAVRLAASLDEPADHNHIRAHAQADLAEHGDERRATTRIFGSRPGTYGAGLLQLIDSRDWRTDADLAEVYTVWGGYAYGRELDGRPARDEMETAYKRIAVAAKNTDTREHDIADSDDYFQYHGGMVATVRALRGTAPEAYIGDSTRPETVRTRTLVEETSRVFRARVVNPKWIEAMRRHGYKGAFELAATVDYLFGYDATTGVVADWMYDKLTETYVLDPTNREFLQQANPWALHGIAERLLEAESRGMWSKPDPTVLEALRQVFLETEGDLEGED from the coding sequence ATGATCCTGCTCCTGTCGACGTCCGACACCGACCTGCTCAGCGCCCGCGCCGCGGACGGTCCGGTGACCTATCGCTACGCCAACCCCTCGCGCCTGCCGCTCGCCGACCTCCCGGCTCTCCTCGACGGCACCGATCTCGTCGTCGTACGCCTCCTCGGCGGTGTCCGCGCTTGGCAGGAGGGGCTCGACCAAGTCCTCGCCACCGGGAGGCCGGTCGTCGTCCTCACCGGTGAACAGGCCCCCGACGCCCAGTTGATGGCCGCCTCCACCGTGCCGATCGGGATCGCCGCCGAGGCCCACGCCTACCTGGCGCACGGCGGCCCGGCCAACCTGGACCAGCTGGCCCGGTTCCTCTCCGACACGGTCCTGCTGACCGGCCACGGCTTCGAACCCCCGGCGCCCGCCCCCTCCTGGGGCCCCCTGGAGCGCACCGCGCGCACCACCGACGGCCCGACCATCGCGGTGCTCTACTACCGCGCCCACCACATGAGCGGGAACACCGCGTTCATCGACACGCTCTGCCGGGCGGTCGAGGACGCGGGCGCCCGCGCCCTCCCCCTGTACGTCGCCTCGCTGCGTACCCCGGAAGCCGAGCTCATCGACGAGCTGCGCGCCGCCGACGCCGTCGTCACCACCGTCCTCGCCGCCGGCGGCACCCGGCCCGCCGAGGCGTCCGCCGGCGGCGACGACGAGTCCTGGGACGCGGGCGCGCTCACCGGCCTCGATGTACCGATCCTGCAGGCGCTCTGCCTGACCGGCTCGCGCAGCGACTGGGAGGACAACGACGAGGGCGTCTCCCCGCTCGACGCGGCCAGCCAGATCGCGGTCCCCGAGTTCGACGGCCGGCTGATCACCGTCCCGTTCTCCTTCAAGGAGATCGACGAGGACGGCCTGCCCGCATACGTCGCCGACACCGAGCGCGCCGCCCGGGTCGCCGGAATCGCCGTACGCCACGCGCGGCTGCGCCACATCCCGGCCGCGGACAAGCGCCTGGCGCTCGTACTCTCCGCGTACCCGACGAAGCACTCCCGTATCGGCAACGCGGTCGGCCTCGACACCCCGGCCAGCGCCGTCGCCCTGCTGCGCCGGCTGCGCGCCGAGGGCTACGACTTCGGCCCCGAAGCCGACCTTCCCGGACTGGTCTCCGGCGACGGCGACGAGCTGATCTACGCCCTGATCGAGGCCGGCGGCCACGACCAGGAGTGGCTGACCGAGGACCAGCTGGCCCGCAACCCGGTGCGGATCCCGGCCGCCGACTACCGGCGCTGGTACGCCACCCTGCCGGCGGAACTCCGCGACGCCGTCGAGCAGCACTGGGGCCCGCCCCCCGGCGAGATGTTCGTGGACCGCTCCCGCAACCCCGAGGGCGACATCGTGCTCGCCGCCCTGCGCCGCGGGAACCTCCTGATCCTCATCCAGCCACCGCGCGGCTTCGGCGAGAACCCGATCGCGATCTACCACGACCCCGATCTGCCGCCCTCGCACCACTACTTGGCCGCATACCGCTGGATCGCGGCCGCCCAGGACGACGGCGGCTTCGGCGCCGACGCGATGATCCACCTCGGCAAGCACGGCAACCTGGAGTGGCTGCCCGGCAAGAACGCCGGCCTGTCCGCCGCCTGCGGACCGGACGCGGCCCTGGGCGATCTTCCGCTCGTCTACCCGTTCCTGGTGAACGACCCGGGCGAGGGCACGCAGGCCAAGCGCCGCGTCCACGCCACCCTGATCGACCACCTCGTACCGCCGATGGCCCGCGCGGACAGCTACGGCGACATCGCACGCCTGGAGCAGCTCCTCGACGAGCACGCCCAGATCGCCGCGATGGACCCGGCGAAGCTGCCTGCGATCCGCGCCCAGATCTGGACCCTGATCCAGGCCGCGAAGCTCGATCACGATCTGGGGCTCGACGACCGCCCGGACGATGAGGGCTTCGACGAATTCATCATGCATCTGGACGGCTGGCTCTGCGAGATCAAGGACGCCCAGATCCGCGACGGGCTGCACGTCCTGGGCGGCGCCCCGGCCGGTCCGGACCGGGTCAATCTGGTCCTGGCGATCCTGCGCGCCCGCCAGATCTGGGGTGGTACGGCCTCGCTGCCGGGCCTGCGCGAAGCACTGGGCCTGGACGAGTCCGCCGCCACCCGCACCACGGCCGACGAGGCCGAGGTGCAGGCTCGCGCCCTGGTCCAGGCGATGGAGGATGCGGACTGGAACCCGTCGTCGGTCGCGGTCGTGGCGGCGGCCCACCCTCGACCGGTACGGGACATCCTCGACTTCGCAGCCCGCGAGGTGGTCCCCCGCCTCGCCGCCACCACGGCGGAGCTGGACCACACCGTCCATGCCCTGAACGGCGGCTTCGTCCCTGCGGGCCCGTCCGGCTCCCCGCTGCGCGGCCTGGTCAACGTCCTGCCTACCGGCCGCAACTTCTACTCCGTGGACCCGAAGGCGGTCCCGTCACGGCTCGCCTGGGAGACCGGCCAGGCCCTGGCCGACTCGCTCCTGGAGCGCTACCGCACCGACAACGGCGACTGGCCCACCTCGGTCGGCCTCTCCCTCTGGGGCACCAGCGCGATGCGTACGTCGGGTGACGACGTCGCCGAGGCCTTGGCGCTGCTCGGTATCCGCCCGGTCTGGGACGACGCCTCACGCCGCGTCACCGGCCTGGAACCGATCGACCTCGCCGACCTGGGCCGCCCGCGCATCGACGTGACCCTGCGCATCTCCGGCTTCTTCCGCGACGCGTTCCCGCACACCATCGGTCTGCTCGACGACGCGGTACGCCTCGCCGCGTCCCTCGACGAACCCGCCGACCACAACCACATCCGCGCCCACGCCCAGGCCGATCTCGCCGAACACGGCGACGAACGACGCGCCACCACCCGTATCTTCGGCTCCCGCCCCGGTACGTACGGAGCGGGCCTCCTCCAGCTCATCGACAGCCGCGACTGGCGCACCGACGCCGACCTCGCCGAGGTCTACACGGTATGGGGCGGCTACGCCTACGGCCGCGAACTCGACGGCCGGCCGGCCCGCGACGAGATGGAGACGGCCTACAAGCGGATCGCCGTGGCCGCCAAGAACACGGACACCCGCGAGCACGACATCGCGGACTCGGACGACTACTTCCAGTACCACGGCGGCATGGTGGCCACCGTCCGCGCCCTGCGCGGCACGGCCCCCGAGGCGTACATCGGCGACTCCACCCGCCCGGAGACGGTCCGCACCCGCACCCTGGTCGAGGAGACATCCCGGGTCTTCCGCGCGCGCGTGGTCAACCCCAAGTGGATCGAGGCCATGCGCCGCCACGGCTACAAGGGCGCCTTCGAACTGGCCGCGACGGTCGACTACCTCTTCGGCTACGACGCGACGACGGGCGTGGTCGCCGACTGGATGTACGACAAGCTCACCGAGACGTACGTCCTGGACCCGACCAACCGCGAGTTCCTCCAGCAGGCCAACCCCTGGGCCCTCCACGGCATCGCCGAACGCCTCCTGGAAGCCGAGTCCCGCGGCATGTGGTCCAAGCCCGACCCGACGGTCCTGGAGGCGCTGCGCCAGGTGTTCCTGGAGACGGAGGGGGACCTGGAGGGCGAGGACTGA
- a CDS encoding VCBS repeat-containing protein: MALQRTAPGRFKERGLVFKDRGASYNTVVGVGDITGDGRADIIERASAGKLFRNNDHGKGSFSSRTQIATGLQGCKGIF, from the coding sequence GTGGCGCTGCAACGGACGGCGCCGGGCCGGTTCAAGGAGCGGGGGCTGGTCTTCAAGGACCGGGGTGCGTCGTACAACACCGTTGTCGGAGTCGGTGACATCACCGGCGACGGCCGGGCGGACATCATCGAGCGCGCCTCGGCGGGCAAGCTGTTCCGCAACAACGATCACGGCAAGGGATCCTTCAGCAGCCGCACGCAGATCGCCACCGGGTTGCAGGGCTGCAAGGGCATCTTCTGA
- a CDS encoding peptidoglycan bridge formation glycyltransferase FemA/FemB family protein, with the protein MSLRLKAITREDHLAFVRDRPSASHMQLPSWGDVKPDWRARSLGWFDGSDRLVGVGLVLLRPLPKLRRYLAYLPEGPLIDWSAPDLDRWLQPMLDHLKAQGVFSVKMGPPVVARRWSAEAVKAAISDPRAGRLGDAEATAREPRAFDIADRLRAMGWRQTEPGGEDGFAAGQPRYVFQVPFAGKSLEEVQRGLNQQWRRNIKKAEKAGVKVVRGGYEDLPAFHRLYVETARRDRFIPRPAAYFQRMWTALTAEDPDRMRLYLAHHEGECLAAATMLTVGEHVWYSYGASTDRKREVQPNNAIQWQMMSDAHELGASVYDLRGITDTLDEDNHLLGLLRFKVGTGGEAVEYLGEWDFPLNRFLHKALDLYMSRR; encoded by the coding sequence ATGAGTCTGCGCCTGAAGGCGATCACCCGCGAGGACCACCTGGCCTTCGTCAGGGACCGGCCCTCCGCGAGCCACATGCAGCTTCCCTCGTGGGGGGATGTGAAGCCGGACTGGCGGGCGCGGAGCCTGGGCTGGTTCGACGGGAGCGATCGGCTCGTCGGCGTGGGGCTGGTCCTGCTCAGGCCGCTGCCGAAGCTCAGGCGATACCTCGCCTACCTGCCCGAAGGGCCGCTCATCGACTGGTCCGCGCCGGATCTGGACCGGTGGCTGCAGCCGATGCTCGACCATCTGAAGGCGCAGGGTGTGTTCTCGGTGAAGATGGGCCCACCCGTCGTCGCCCGCCGCTGGAGCGCGGAGGCCGTCAAGGCCGCGATCTCCGACCCGCGGGCCGGACGGCTGGGGGACGCCGAGGCCACCGCCCGCGAGCCACGGGCCTTCGACATCGCCGACCGGCTGCGTGCGATGGGCTGGCGGCAGACCGAGCCCGGCGGCGAGGACGGCTTCGCCGCCGGTCAGCCGCGGTACGTGTTCCAGGTCCCGTTCGCGGGCAAGTCGCTGGAAGAGGTCCAGCGAGGCCTCAACCAGCAGTGGCGCCGCAACATCAAGAAGGCCGAGAAGGCCGGCGTCAAAGTGGTCCGGGGCGGCTACGAGGACCTGCCCGCCTTCCACCGGCTCTATGTCGAGACCGCCCGGCGGGACCGGTTCATTCCGCGCCCGGCGGCCTACTTCCAGCGGATGTGGACCGCACTCACGGCCGAGGACCCGGACCGGATGCGGCTCTATCTCGCCCATCACGAGGGCGAGTGCCTTGCGGCGGCGACGATGCTGACCGTGGGCGAGCACGTCTGGTACTCGTACGGTGCCTCCACCGACCGCAAGCGCGAGGTCCAGCCCAACAACGCCATCCAGTGGCAGATGATGTCCGACGCCCACGAACTCGGTGCGAGCGTCTACGACCTGCGTGGCATCACCGACACCCTGGACGAGGACAACCACCTGCTGGGCCTGCTCCGCTTCAAGGTCGGCACGGGTGGCGAGGCCGTGGAGTACCTCGGCGAATGGGACTTCCCTCTCAACAGGTTCCTGCACAAGGCACTCGACCTGTACATGTCCCGCCGCTGA
- a CDS encoding metallophosphoesterase yields the protein MPRDPFRAAAAVLAGVSAAADAVVRTLRDHRSRPAAPGNPSAPAPSLGSTPHPYARALGLVAVVVFGAWLGLLIVGSVRTPVGPMDTTMTLRPSLTGGTKINVAPLGALELDSHIAPVRLDVDVDRLDPVRSEALVQHPERLSGLQQEVTHDVSTGARDLALRSCTAVVSGATALGLAVYRRPRRALAAGGLALALLAASGVSAYATWNPKSVLEPKFSGLLSSAPSVVGDARSIVTDFDVYQRELARLVTNVTKLYDATSTLPVYRPDPATLRVLHVSDIHLNPASWQIIGSLVQQYDIDVIIDSGDTMDHGSAVENGFLDPISDLGAPYVWVRGNHDSRITQMYLERLENVHVLDDGRAVDVGGLRVAGMGDPQFTPDRSQPAQGAAAERLAGMRLASALRYQEQAGTPVDIAVTHEPDAARETDGTVPLVLAGHVHHRQNELMRFGTRLKVEGSTGGGGLRAVQNKKPEKVRASVLYLDRATRRLQAWDEITLGGLGLTTAEVSRHLPEGNQPGATPSPIRFG from the coding sequence ATGCCCCGCGATCCGTTCCGCGCAGCAGCAGCCGTCCTGGCCGGAGTGAGCGCAGCGGCCGACGCGGTGGTCCGCACCCTGCGCGACCACCGCTCCCGTCCGGCCGCCCCCGGCAACCCCTCCGCACCGGCGCCCTCGCTCGGAAGCACCCCGCACCCGTACGCCCGTGCGCTGGGACTGGTCGCCGTCGTCGTGTTCGGTGCCTGGCTGGGGCTGCTGATCGTCGGCAGTGTCCGTACGCCCGTCGGGCCCATGGACACCACCATGACCCTGCGTCCCTCCCTCACCGGCGGTACGAAGATCAACGTGGCCCCGCTCGGCGCCCTGGAGCTGGACTCCCACATAGCCCCGGTCCGTCTCGACGTCGATGTCGACCGCCTCGACCCGGTGCGCTCCGAGGCTCTGGTCCAGCACCCCGAACGGCTCTCCGGTCTCCAGCAGGAGGTCACCCATGACGTCTCCACCGGCGCCCGCGATCTCGCTCTGCGCTCCTGCACGGCCGTCGTCTCCGGCGCCACCGCGCTCGGCCTCGCCGTCTACCGCCGCCCGCGCCGTGCCCTGGCCGCCGGAGGGCTCGCGCTGGCGCTCCTGGCCGCGTCCGGCGTCAGCGCGTACGCCACCTGGAACCCGAAGTCCGTGCTGGAGCCCAAGTTCTCCGGGCTGCTCTCCAGCGCTCCTTCGGTGGTCGGTGACGCCCGCTCGATCGTCACCGACTTCGACGTCTACCAGCGCGAACTGGCCCGGCTCGTCACCAATGTGACCAAGTTGTACGACGCCACGTCGACGCTTCCCGTCTACCGGCCGGACCCCGCCACCCTCCGCGTCCTGCATGTCTCCGACATCCACCTCAACCCCGCGTCCTGGCAGATCATCGGCTCGCTCGTCCAGCAGTACGACATCGACGTGATCATCGACTCGGGCGACACGATGGACCACGGCTCCGCGGTCGAGAACGGCTTCCTCGACCCGATCAGCGATCTCGGCGCGCCCTACGTCTGGGTCCGCGGGAATCACGACTCGCGGATCACCCAGATGTATCTGGAGCGGCTCGAGAACGTGCACGTGCTGGACGACGGCCGGGCGGTGGACGTCGGCGGGCTGCGGGTGGCCGGCATGGGGGACCCCCAGTTCACCCCGGACCGCTCGCAGCCCGCCCAGGGCGCGGCCGCCGAGCGGTTGGCGGGCATGCGGCTCGCCTCCGCGCTGCGCTACCAGGAGCAGGCCGGCACGCCGGTCGACATCGCCGTCACCCACGAGCCGGACGCGGCCCGCGAGACCGACGGCACGGTTCCGTTGGTCCTCGCCGGCCATGTGCACCACCGGCAGAACGAACTGATGAGATTCGGCACCCGGCTCAAGGTCGAAGGCTCCACGGGCGGCGGCGGGCTGCGCGCCGTGCAGAACAAGAAGCCGGAGAAGGTGCGCGCCTCGGTCCTCTATCTGGACCGCGCGACCCGCCGTCTGCAGGCCTGGGACGAGATCACCCTCGGCGGACTCGGCCTGACAACGGCCGAGGTCAGCCGCCATCTGCCGGAGGGGAACCAACCCGGAGCGACCCCTTCGCCTATTCGGTTTGGCTGA